AAGAATCAGGCGAGCGTCGCGTCTTCGTCGTCTTCCTGCTTCTCGTTGCGGCCCGCGTTGATCGCGCTGATGTCGCCTTCGGAGATGTCCCCGGTGATGTACTCGCCATCGAAGCACGATGCTTCGAAGCCCTGCACCTTCGGGTTGATCTTGCCGACAGCCAACTTCATCGCATCGACGTCCTGATAGATCAGCGCATCGGCACCGATGACCTGGCGGATCTCTTCGACCGTGCGGTCGTGCGCCACGAGTTCGGTCTTGGTCGGCATGTCGATGCCGTAGACGTTGGGGTAACGCACTGGAGGCGCTGCGGAGGCCAAATACACCTTGGTGGCACCCGCGTCGCGAGCCATCTGCACGATTTCCTTGGAGGTCGTGCCGCGCACGATGGAGTCATCCACCAACAGCACGCGGCGGCCCTTGAACTCGCTGCTGATCGCGTTGAGCTTCTGGCGCACGGACTTCTTGCGTGTGGACTGGCCCGGCATGATGAAGGTGCGACCCACGTAGCGATTCTTCACGAAGCCTTCGCGGTAGGGAATGCCCAGCAGTTGCGCGAGTTGCATGGCGCTTGGACGGCTGGATTCCGGAATCGGGATGATCGCATCGATTTCGCTGGGCGGCACGGTGGAGATCACGCGCTTGGCCAGTGTCTCGCCCATGTTCAGACGCGCCTGATAGACGGAGATGCCATCCATCACCGAATCGGGACGTGCGAGATACACATACTCGAACACGCAAGGATGCAGCATGGTCGATTCGGCACATTGCTGCGCTTCGATGCGACCGTCGTCGTGCACGAACACGGCTTCACCCGGCGCGATATCGCGTTCGAGCTGGTGCAGCGTTCCTTCCAGAGCGACCGATTCGCTGGCGAACATCACGGTGCCATCGGCGCTCTTGCCCATGCACAGCGGACGAATGCCGAACGGATCGCGGAAAGCCAGCAGGCCGTATCCGGCGATCAGCGCGATCACGGAATACGAACCCTTCAGGCGCTTGTGCACGGCGCGCACGGCCTTGAACACGTCTTCGCTCTTGAGCGGCGCGCCATCGGTTGCGCGATCGAGCTCATGCGCGAGCACGTTCAGCAGCACTTCCGAGTCGCTTTCCGTATTGGTGTGGCGATGATCGGTGCTGGCCAGCTCTTCACGCAGTTGCTTGGCGTTGGTGAGGTTGCCGTTGTGCACCATGACGATGCCGAACGGTGCGTTCACGTAGAACGGCTGGGCCTCTTCTTCGCTCGATGCATTGCCGGCGGTGGGATAACGCGCCTGGCCCAGACCGACCGAGCCCGGCAGTCCGCGCATGTTGCGGGTACGGAAAACGTCACGCACCATGCCCTTTGCCTTGTGCATGAAGAACTTGCGTCCGTCCTTCGTGACAATGCCTGCAGCGTCTTGCCCGCGATGCTGCAGCAGCAGCAACGCATCATAAATCAGCTGATTGACAGGGGTCGTGCTGACCACACCGACGATTCCACACATATTCGGTTTCCATTCTCTGGCGGGGGATATCCGCCGAACACTCACAAAAATTCAAAAAGAACTTGCGGGACCGCAATTGTCGCCGCTATTTCGCGTCAGACGGGAAGCCGCGTCGCCATGTCGGCTGGCAGTACGGGTTTTATCGTCTGAATCATTTGCTCCAAGATGGGGGCGGATTGCGAGTTTTTCCACCACTCGGCCTCGTGCATAGGCGTCCACACCGCAATCACCGCAACCACCAGCAAAACGAGCACACCGCGCAACAGACCAAAAATCCCGCCCAACGCACGGTCGGCGGGCCTGAGGCCCATGGCGTCAATCAATTTCTTGGTCAGCCACGCCACAAAACTGCAGGCAAAAATCGCAGCCACGAACACCAGCACGAAGCCCGTCACGTGCTGGATTGTCGGGTCGTAGTCTTTCATCGGAAGCAGCGCCGCCGCGTCTGCCGCGAACCATTGCGCCAGAAAGAATGCCACGATCCAGCTCGCCAGCGACAGCAACTCGAACACCAGTCCACGCCACGCGCCAATGACGAGCGACGCGAGCAGCACCACGATGCACAACCAATCCAGCGCAGCCATGCGCAGCTCCCGGTCAGTTCGTTGGCATCAAAGCGGAATCACGGAAGCCGGCAATCCCAGCCCCTTGACCTTGGCGGCTGCCTTGTCAGCATCGGCACGCCCCGTGAACGGACCCACGCGAACCCGCGTGCGCTTGCCATCCTTGGTGTCCACGGTCTGGGTGAACGCCTTTAGACCAGCGCCCGACAGCTTGCCACGCACTTCCTGTGCCTTGTCGGCATCGGCAAAAGCGCCCACCTGAACGATGAAGCGGCCTTCGGCCTTGGCTGCCGCAGCGGCGGAGTTGTTCGACGAGGACGAATCCTTGCCCTCCAGCAACGCACGGGCACGGGCCGCGTCGTCTGGACGCTGCTTGGGCTTGGGCTCGGGCTTCGGTTCTGGCTTGGGCTCCGGCTTCGGCTCGGGTTTCGGCTCGACCTTTGGCTTGGGTTCGGGCTTCTGTTCCGGCTTGGGCTCCACCTTCGGCTCAGGCTTGTGTTCTGGCTTGACCTCGCGCTTGGGCTCGGGCTTTGGTTCTGGCTTGACTTCCGGCTTCGGCTCCGGCTTGCGCTCGGGTTTCGCCTCGGGCTTGGGTTCCGGCTTGGATGCAGAACGCTCCGTGAACGCCGGTTGCGCTGCAGGCCTGGAGGCGGCAGAAGTTGCAGGAGCGGTCGGGGTCACCGCCGCCACATTGGAAGCAGGCTTGCGGGACGGAGATGTGACGATCTCCTCGCCATCCGAGAGACCCGAATCCGGCAGGGAAGATCCGCTTCGCGCGCTGGTTGCACCCGTCGAGGACGAGCCAGGTGCGCCGGGCACGACCAGAGGCGCCACAGTATTGCGATCTGGCACGTCCACCGGCAGATTGACCGGCACGGGACGCGGCTTGGTATCGAACAGCAGCGTGAAAGCAGCCACACCGGCAACCACCAGCACGCCCGCACCGATCAGGCGATGGCGCGCGCGGCGGCGCATCACCTCGACGCTTTCCGCCTGTGCGGTGACGCGCGAGCGTCGAGTAGCTGCTTTGCTGCCGCCCTCGTCTTTTTCTTTTTTACCGGACCAAGGAAACTTGATAAATGCCATGTGGTATGGACGCGTTACGTACCCAGATGCTTGGCTTGCAGGCGGGGCGTACCGTGCTGGAGCACACCGCCCACTGTGTA
This genomic stretch from Diaphorobacter sp. HDW4B harbors:
- a CDS encoding SPOR domain-containing protein, giving the protein MAFIKFPWSGKKEKDEGGSKAATRRSRVTAQAESVEVMRRRARHRLIGAGVLVVAGVAAFTLLFDTKPRPVPVNLPVDVPDRNTVAPLVVPGAPGSSSTGATSARSGSSLPDSGLSDGEEIVTSPSRKPASNVAAVTPTAPATSAASRPAAQPAFTERSASKPEPKPEAKPERKPEPKPEVKPEPKPEPKREVKPEHKPEPKVEPKPEQKPEPKPKVEPKPEPKPEPKPEPKPEPKPKQRPDDAARARALLEGKDSSSSNNSAAAAAKAEGRFIVQVGAFADADKAQEVRGKLSGAGLKAFTQTVDTKDGKRTRVRVGPFTGRADADKAAAKVKGLGLPASVIPL
- a CDS encoding CvpA family protein translates to MAALDWLCIVVLLASLVIGAWRGLVFELLSLASWIVAFFLAQWFAADAAALLPMKDYDPTIQHVTGFVLVFVAAIFACSFVAWLTKKLIDAMGLRPADRALGGIFGLLRGVLVLLVVAVIAVWTPMHEAEWWKNSQSAPILEQMIQTIKPVLPADMATRLPV
- the purF gene encoding amidophosphoribosyltransferase, with amino-acid sequence MCGIVGVVSTTPVNQLIYDALLLLQHRGQDAAGIVTKDGRKFFMHKAKGMVRDVFRTRNMRGLPGSVGLGQARYPTAGNASSEEEAQPFYVNAPFGIVMVHNGNLTNAKQLREELASTDHRHTNTESDSEVLLNVLAHELDRATDGAPLKSEDVFKAVRAVHKRLKGSYSVIALIAGYGLLAFRDPFGIRPLCMGKSADGTVMFASESVALEGTLHQLERDIAPGEAVFVHDDGRIEAQQCAESTMLHPCVFEYVYLARPDSVMDGISVYQARLNMGETLAKRVISTVPPSEIDAIIPIPESSRPSAMQLAQLLGIPYREGFVKNRYVGRTFIMPGQSTRKKSVRQKLNAISSEFKGRRVLLVDDSIVRGTTSKEIVQMARDAGATKVYLASAAPPVRYPNVYGIDMPTKTELVAHDRTVEEIRQVIGADALIYQDVDAMKLAVGKINPKVQGFEASCFDGEYITGDISEGDISAINAGRNEKQEDDEDATLA